From the Paenibacillus tianjinensis genome, the window GCTTCCTGCGGGTGATATTGACGGTCCGATTGACCGGGACCCGGCAGAGCCGCACCGGCGGATCGTGACGCCGGATGGTTATCCCTCCTTGACCCGGTACGAGGTTAAGGAGGTTTTCCCGGGCCGCGCAGCCCGGGTCGAGCTGAAGCTGGAGAGCGGACGCACCCATCAGATCCGGGTGCATATGAGCTCGATCGGCTGCCCGCTGATCGGCGACGGCATGTACCGCCATCGGCTGTACGGCCGGGGGCCGGTGGAGGCGGAGCTGGAGGCCGAACTGTTGCCCCCAGCAAGGGAAGAGCTGACGCCGGAGGAAGCGGCGCAGCTTGCCCGGATCGCCGAGCTGGATGCGGCGATCCCGCGTCAGGCGCTGCACGCGGTGCGGCTCTCGTTCAAGCACCCGGTAGGGCTTGCGGAGCTGGTCTTCGAAGCGCCGCTGCCGTCTGATATGGCGCTGCTGCAGGAGAAGCTGCGGCAGGAGCAACTTTAATTTAATACCGAAGGAGTCAGTTATGAGTCACTTAAAAGTCTATCAATACCCGAAATGCAGCACATGCCGGAGTGCAGTGAAATGGCTGAAGGATCAGGGCCATGAGCTGGAACTGCAGCATATTGCCGAGCAGCCGCCTACAGTAGAGGAGCTGCGTGTGCTGGTGGCGAACAGCGGACTTCCGCTGAAGAAGTTTTTTAATACAAGCGGGGAAGTTTATAAGGAACTTGGGCTGAAGGACAAGCTGGCGGGTCTCAGTGAAGATGAACAGCTTGAGCTGCTGTCCAGCCACGGAATGCTGATCAAACGTCCGGTAGTGACAGACGGCAAGAAAGTCACCGTCGGCTTTAAAGAAGAACAATACGGCGAAGCCTGGAGCAACGCCTAATCTGATTGAATATAAGGAGAGGTTACACATGAGTTCAGCAACAACGGGCCGGGTAATGATCGTCGATGGAATGGCTCTGCTGTTCCGGGCCTTTTATGCAACCTCGTATGGAGGATATATCCGCAAGACAAAGGCCGGTCTGCCGACCAATGCGGTGTACGGGTTTTTGCAGTATTTTTTCGACGCGGTGAGCACGTTCGAGCCTTCCCATGTTGTCTGCTGCTGGGATATGGGCAAAGGCACCTTCCGCACCGAGAAGTATGACGGTTATAAGTCTAACCGGATAGATGCACCGCTGGAGCTGATTCCGCAGTTTGATCTGGTCAAGGAAGTAGTGGCCGAGCTGGGTGTACCGAATATCGGGCTTGTGGGCTATGAGGCGGATGACTGCATCGGCACACTGGCTGCCTGCTACGGCGGGGAGTCTGAGGTTTACATCCTCACCGGTGATCACGATATGCTGCAGCTGGTCAATGACAACGTCAAGGTCGTCATTATGAAAAAAGGCCGTTCCAACTATAAGGTGTACGATCCGGCGGAGCTGCTGGAGGAAAAAGGACTTACGCCCAGACAGGTCATTGACCTGAAGGGCTTCATGGGCGATACGAGCGACAATTATCCTGGCGTAAAAGGCATCGGCGAGAAGACAGCGCTGAAGCTGCTGACCGAATACGGCACCGTCGAAGGTGTAATTGAGAATCTGCATCTGCTGCCGAAGGGGGTACGCTCTAAGATTGAGGCAGATCTGGACATGCTGCATTTGTCGAGGGAGCTGGCTGAAATCCGCTGTGATGTGCCGGTTGTCTGCACCCTGGCTGAATGTATGTGGGAGCTGCAGCGTGAGACGGCGGCGCGCAAATTTCAGGAGCTGGAGTTCGGCAGCCTCATGCATCTGATCGGTGAGATGGGCGGCGGGGTGCGTGATGAGCGGGGCATTGTGCAGATTGAACTTGGGGATCTGGGTTAACGCTAGACATGCCCAAAAAGCTTGCCGGATTCAGGCATGTCCGTTTCATAATATTGTTCTGACAAAAAAAAGCGCTTTTGGACTGTTAACGGTCCGAAGGCGCTTTTTGAATGTGGAGGACAGATTCAAGCTATCGGTTGGCACACCAATAGCATCATACCAGACTCAAATGATGATCCCCTCGCAGTGATCGACCTCGTGCTGAATGATCTGCGCGGTCAGGCTGGTGAAAACCTGTTTCTGCTGCTTGAAGTTACGGTCTAAGAACTCTATCTCAATGCTCTGATAACGGATAGTCCTCCGTACGCCTTCAAGTGAGAGGCAACCTTCCTCTGTTTCATAAGGCTGGGTACGCTTGGTGATGACCGGATTGATCATGGGTACGTTCACTGGCCCGATGCTGAACACAATGATACGCTTGTTGACACCGATCATGTTGGCCGCCATACCGACACACCGGTCTGCATTTGCCCGGAGTGTATCCAGAAGGTCATCTACAACCTGCATATCCTCCCTGGTTGCCGGAGCGGACCGCTGGCTTAAAATGTTCATATCTTTACAAATAGGTCTGATCATCATACTCTCCATGTCTGCTGTATTTTGTTGTTAGCTGTCCCTGTCATAATATCATCTGGAGATTAGTCAGGACAATGAAATTAATCTTTTCCGATATGCAAAGGGAGCTGGGACTTTCATCGCTTCCCGAACCCATGCATAGCGTCAGGAGTGCTTCATATAAAGATTGACGAATAAGAAGAATCTTGATTATAATATTAATATTGCTATTAAATGATTAATATA encodes:
- a CDS encoding arsenate reductase family protein — translated: MSHLKVYQYPKCSTCRSAVKWLKDQGHELELQHIAEQPPTVEELRVLVANSGLPLKKFFNTSGEVYKELGLKDKLAGLSEDEQLELLSSHGMLIKRPVVTDGKKVTVGFKEEQYGEAWSNA
- a CDS encoding peptide deformylase translates to MESMMIRPICKDMNILSQRSAPATREDMQVVDDLLDTLRANADRCVGMAANMIGVNKRIIVFSIGPVNVPMINPVITKRTQPYETEEGCLSLEGVRRTIRYQSIEIEFLDRNFKQQKQVFTSLTAQIIQHEVDHCEGIII
- a CDS encoding 5'-3' exonuclease: MSSATTGRVMIVDGMALLFRAFYATSYGGYIRKTKAGLPTNAVYGFLQYFFDAVSTFEPSHVVCCWDMGKGTFRTEKYDGYKSNRIDAPLELIPQFDLVKEVVAELGVPNIGLVGYEADDCIGTLAACYGGESEVYILTGDHDMLQLVNDNVKVVIMKKGRSNYKVYDPAELLEEKGLTPRQVIDLKGFMGDTSDNYPGVKGIGEKTALKLLTEYGTVEGVIENLHLLPKGVRSKIEADLDMLHLSRELAEIRCDVPVVCTLAECMWELQRETAARKFQELEFGSLMHLIGEMGGGVRDERGIVQIELGDLG